A single window of Narcine bancroftii isolate sNarBan1 chromosome 1, sNarBan1.hap1, whole genome shotgun sequence DNA harbors:
- the LOC138762890 gene encoding LOW QUALITY PROTEIN: cyclin-A1-like (The sequence of the model RefSeq protein was modified relative to this genomic sequence to represent the inferred CDS: substituted 1 base at 1 genomic stop codon) has product MSSNNSAGATRRNANQENIYSVPQNGPFLQKQQTVLGVLNENDQQKRSLCQDPLKPSCVVTLGIDNGFSTTKNNTIFGECPVTFVSNTNFSIYMEDKVQDEVEVLECNLPSELEAKLGEVGHLSKPAGPCLFLDSSEASPMVVDSSICSQRFYYDSYEHVDFHDVEEYAEDIYQYLREAEVRRRPKFGYMKKQPDITTGIRTILVDXLVEVSEEYSLQNETLYLAINYLDRFLSSMSVLRGKLQLVGTAAMLVASKYEEIYPPEVDEFVYITDDTYTKKQLLRMEHLLLKVLSFNMTVPTVNQFLTQYLKEEGIGGHLGTLTMYIAELSLLEADVCLKYMPSLTAAAAYCLANYAINKTFWPESLAAFTGYSLFDIEPCLNDLHRIFLQAKFHSQQAIKEKFKSSKYLAISLIEPPATLPLEFRLKMEY; this is encoded by the coding sequence ATGTCCAGTAATAATTCTGCCGGGGCAACGAGGCGCAACGCTAATCAAGAAAACATTTATTCGGTCCCACAAAATGGTCCATTTCTTCAAAAACAACAAACCGTTTTGGGAGTGTTAAATGAAAACGACCAACAGAAGCGTTCACTTTGTCAGGATCCTTTAAAACCTAGTTGTGTAGTTACACTAGGTATAGATAATGGATTCAGTACGACTAAGAATAACACAATATTTGGGGAGTGTCCGGTTACTTTCGTATCCAACACAAACTTTAGCATTTACAtggaagataaagtgcaggatgAGGTCGAAGTATTAGAATGTAACCTGCCATCCGAATTGGAGGCTAAACTAGGAGAGGTTGGGCACCTCTCCAAACCAGCGGGACCCTGTTTGTTCTTGGATTCTAGTGAAGCTTCGCCAATGGTAGTAGATTCATCAATTTGCTCTCAACGCTTTTATTACGATTCATACGAACATGTGGACTTTCATGATGTGGAAGAATATGCAGAAGATATTTATCAATACCTTCGAGAGGCTGAAGTAAGGCGTAGACCAAAATTTGGTTACATGAAAAAACAACCAGATATAACGACCGGCATACGCACTATCCTTGTGGATTGACTGGTAGAAGTCAGCGAGGAGTACAGTCTACAGAACGAAACTTTGTACTTGGCAATAAACTACTTAGACAGATTCCTGTCCAGCATGTCAGTACTACGAGGAAAGCTGCAACTTGTAGGCACAGCAGCAATGCTGGTGGCATCGAAATATGAAGAAATCTATCCCCCAGAAGTTGACGAGTTTGTGTACATAACAGACGACACATACACAAAGAAGCAACTGTTGCGTATGGAACACCTCCTCCTCAAGGTTTTGAGTTTTAACATGACCGTACCGACTGTCAACCAATTCCTAACACAATATTTGAAGGAAGAAGGGATTGGTGGACACCTGGGAACCCTAACTATGTATATAGCTGAACTAAGTTTATTAGAAGCCGATGTATGTCTCAAATATATGCCCTCCCTGACAGCAGCAGCTGCATATTGTCTTGCAAACTACGCAATCAACAAAACTTTTTGGCCAGAATCTCTTGCTGCATTCACTGGTTACTCGCTGTTTGATATTGAACCTTGTCTAAATGACTTGCATAGAATATTTCTTCAAGCAAAATTCCATTCACAACAAGCAATTAAAGAAAAATTCAAGAGCTCAAAGTACTTGGCAATTTCTCTCATTGAACCCCCAGCAACATTACCTCTGGAGTTTAGGTTGAAAATGGAATATTGA